GTCGGCCACCGGCACGCCCAGCTGCTCGGCTGCCTCTTCCACGTCCATGAATTCGACGTCGGCGTCGAGCGCCATGGTGGCCTTGAGCGTCAGTTGCGCTTCGAGGAACTGGCTGACGGCGATGCTGTGGGTGTGCAGTTCCAGGCTGTCGAGGCGGCCGGCGTAGCGTTCGCCCACGCGGTCCATGGCGGCCAGCGCCAGCTGCTTCAACTGGCGCGGCTCGGTGCAGGTGCGCAGGCCGTCGCCGTCGATGGCGTCCAGTTGGCGGGCGCTGAAGTCTTCAAAGGTCAGTATATCGATGCGCTCGGCCAATGTGGCCGGCACGCCCACGTCCAGCAGCCGCTGGCGCATGACGTCGCGCGCCTCGGGCGTAAAGGTGAGGGCCAGGATCTGTTCGGGCGGGAGTTTACGGGCCAGCGCTTCGCCGATGCGCAGGGCCAGCGTGGTGGTCTTGGCGGCGCCGGCGTTGGCGTCCACCAGCGTGACCCGGTTTTGCGACAGCTGGATGGCGCGCTGCTCGAGGGTGGGGATCAGGCCGCGCGGGGTGAAGCGGGGTTGGTTCTGGGGTGGCAGGGACTGGGTAGCGTTCATCCGCTACATTATAGCGACCGGCGCGGACAAACCTGCGCTGCTCGCAGCGACTGCACTGAACACCGGCTCCAGGCGAGCGGTCGCGCCCTCGATGAACTGGGCGCTGAACACGCGGCGGTCCGGCGTGGCAGCGGCATTGTCGCTGCGGTCGATGACGGCGCACAGCAGTTCGGCGGCCGCCATCGCCATCTTGGGCATCGGCTGGCGCAGCGTGGTGAGGTTGTAGCTGAGCCAGTTGGATGGTTCGACCGCATCGAAACCGGCCACCGACAACTGGCGCGGCACATCGATGCCCAGTTCGTGGCGGGCGCAATCGAGGCAGCCGATGGCCATCACGTCGCTGCCGCAGATGATCGCGTCCGGCACCGCGCCCATGGCGCTGATCAGGGCGCGCAGGCCGGCCGCGCCGCTGGGGTAGTCGGACTGGCCCGGCACCACCACCGGTGGCGGCAGGCCCAGCTCGGCCAGGCGCTCGCAGGCGCCGCGCCGGCGTTCGTTGGCGACGGTGGAATCTTCAATGCCGGCGATGATGCCGAAACGGCGGTGGCCGGCGGCGGCCAGGCGCGAGACCAGCATGCGGCCGGCTTCGCGGTGGTCGCAGGTGACAGTGTTGACGGCGCGTTCGCGCACGGTGCGGTTGAACAGCACCAGCGGCATCTGGCGCCGTTCGAATTCGGCGATATGGTCGGCGGTGAGGCGGGCGGCGGCGATCACGCCATCGACCTGGTACTGCCACACTTCGGACAGCACGCGATCGACGTCGGTCTCCCTGGGCAGCGTGAACAGCAGCACGCGCTTGCCGCGTGCGCCTATTTGCTGGCTCAATTCGCCGAGCAGTTCCGGGTAGTGCAGGTTGGCCTGGCTGGCGATCAGCACGGCCACGATGTTGGAGCGGCGCGTGATCAGGCTGCGCGCGGCGGCATTGGGAATGTAGTCGAGCAGGGCGGCGGCCTTCATCACCCGGGCCAATGTGGCCTCGGAGACGCTGGCGCCCTGCTGGAAGCAGCGCGATACGGCGGACTGCGACACCCCTGCCACCAGCGCCACGTCATACGAGGTCACGCGGCGTGCCTCGCGGGCGATCAGGGCTTTGTGGGCGATGGCGGTAGTCTCCACGCACGGCTTTATTTTGGTCATTGTCTCGTGGTTGGCGCAGGGACGGACCCGGACGAGCCGGGCATTGCCGCGCCAGCGGTTGTGTTGCAAGGAGCTTAATCAATAAATTACCGTAAGGCAATATCAATTGCACCTTGTTCTTGCTTATTGGATGTTTCAATGTGGAAATCACTTACGCGGTCGGCGACCTGTTGCGGCATTGCTGCAATTTTTCCTGTTGCCGCCTATTTTCTGCTCATTTTCCTGCTAAAATACCGCCCCTTTATCAGTTGAAGGGGCGACATGGCCAACGCATGCGGCGTCGATTTCGGTACGTCAAATTCCACGGTGGGTTGGGTACGTCCCGGCCACCCCGTGATGCTCGGCCTGGAAGACGGCAAAACCACCTTGCCGTCGGTCGTGTTCTTTAACGCCGACGAGGAAGAAGTCAAGTTCGGCCGCGCGGCGCTGGCCGATTACCTGGCCGGCTACGAGGGCCGCCTGATGCGCTCGCTTAAAAGCCTGCTCGGCACCAGCCTGATCGACGGCCAGACCGAGGTCGGTGGCCGCGCGCTGCCGTTCCGCATGTTGCTGGCGCAGTTCATCGGCGAGATCAAGCACCGCGCCGAGCGCGCCGCCGGCCGCCAGTTCAATTCCGCCGTGTTCGGCCGCCCCGTGCATTTCATCGACGACAGCGCCGCCAACGACCAGCTGGCCGAAGACACGCTGGCCGAGATCGCCCGTTCGGTGGGCTTTACCGACATCGCCTTCCAGTTCGAGCCGATTGCCGCTGCGTTCGATTACGAGTCGCAGATCGACCGCGAAGAACTGGTGCTGATCGCCGACATCGGCGGCGGTACGTCCGACTTCTCGCTGGTGCGCCTGTCGCCCGACCGCGCCAAAAAGGCCGAGCGGCGCGACGACATCCTCGCCAACGGCGGCGTCCACATCGGCGGCACCGACTTCGATAAATACCTGAGCCTGGCTGCAGTGATGCCGCTGCTCGGTTTCGGCAGCAAGCTGCGCAACGGCAGCGAAGTGCCATCGAGCTACTTCTTCAACCTGGCCACCTGGCACACCATCAACCAGGCTTACACCAAGAAGATGTGGACCCAGCTGGCCGACCTGCTGCGCGATTCGGCCGAACAGGAAAAACTGGGCCGCCTGCAACGCCTGATCGACGACCGCGCCGGCCACTGGCTGGCGATGAAATCGGAAGAAGGCAAGATTGCGCTGTCCGGCGCCGAGCGCCACCTGCTGGAACTGGACCGCCTGACGCCGGCGGTGTCGATCGAGCTCGACCGCACTCGCTTCGACGACGCCATCAGCCACCTGGTCGGTTCGGTGGAAACCACCGTGCTCAACCTGCTGCGCGACGCCGGTGTCACGCCGGACCAGGTCGATACCGTGTTCTTCACCGGTGGTTCGAGCGGCGTGCGCATGCTGCGCGAGCGCATTGCGGCGCTGGTGCCGGGCGCGCGCAAGGTCGAGGGCGATCTGTTCGGCAGCATCGGCGCCGGCCTGGCGCTCGATGCGGTGCGCAAGTTTGGCGGCGCCCATGCTTGACCAGCCGATCGTGATGCTCGACTTCGAGACCACCGGCCTCTCGCCCGTGATGGGCGACCGCATCACCGAGGTGGCGGCGCTGCGCATCGTCGGCGGCGAGGTGGTCGAGCGTTATGTTTCGCTGATCAACTGCAATGTGCGCATCCCGTCGTTCATCACCGGACTGACCGGCATCACCCAGGCCATGGTGGACGGCGCGCCGCCGGTGCACCAGGTGCTGCCGGAACTGCTGGACTTTATTGGCGGCGACACGCTGTCGGCCCACAACGCCAGCTTCGACGAGAAATTCCTGCTGGCCGAGGCCGCGCGCCTGAACCTGCAGGCGCGCCACCAGTCGCTGGTGTGCTCGCTCAAGCTGTCGCGCCGGGTGTTTCCGCAACTGCCCAGCTACAAGCTGGGCCAGCTCTCCAGCCAGCTTGGCATCCGTTTCAAGAGCGCGGCCCACCGGGCCGAGTCCGATGCCGAGGTGGCCGCCCAGGTGCTGATCCATATCGGCAAGCATATCGGATCCACGTACGGCATCGCTGCCGTCGATCCGGCGCTGCTGGTGTCGGTCAACAAGCTGGCCGCCGCGAAGGTTCACCAATTTCTCCTGAAACAGCAATTGGCATCCCGTGCGACTCTCTAAGCCTCTCTAGCCGCAACGGTCCCGGACTCGTTTGACTCCGCGCAAACGCCGGACTCGGGCGGGTTTTACACTTTAGTCAACTTTGTTGCAAAGATGACTAGAGGTGTGCCATGAATAACCAACGCTCGGCCAGGGATGGCTACGACAGTTACCTGTGGTACCGGTCTGCCGCCGAGCGTGGCGACCCCTATGCCCAGTTCAACCTCGGCCTGCTCTACAAGCACGGACGCGGCGTGGCCCGCGACGACCGCCAGGCCGCGCAGTGGTTCCTCAAGGCGGCGCTGCAAGGGCTGGCATTCGCCCAGAACCATCTTGGTGTGCTGTACTACAACGGGCGCGGCGTGCCGCCCAGCGACCGCGCCGCCGTGCGCTGGTTTCGCCGCGCAGCCGGCCAGGGCGACGCCTCGGCCCAGCAAAACCTGGCCCTGATGTATAAAAAGGGGCGCGGCGTGCCGCGCAGCGACGAAGCCGCACTCTCTTGGTGTTACCTGGCGTCCGAACAGGGCGTGGCCAGCGCCCAGACCCTGCTGGGCCTGGCCTATTCCAGGGGCATCGGCGTACGCCGCAACGACGCGCTGGCGCTGGCCTGGTTGCGCAAGGCGGCGCTGCAAAACCATGCCGGCGCCCAGCTCAACCTGGGCCTGATGTACAAGAAGGGGCAGGGCGTGGCAAGCTGCGACCGCCAGGCGCTGGCGTGGCTGCGGCAAGCTGCTGCGCAAAACCACCCGGTCGCGCAGCGCCTGGTCGGCGTGGCCTATGCCGAAGGCCAGGGCGTGGCGGCCGATCCGCCGCGCGCGTTTGCCTGGCTGCTGCGCGCGGCCGAGCAGGAAGACGCCGACGCCCAGTTCAACCTCGGCATCCTGCTCGCCAGCGGCCGCTCCGGCAAGGGAGGCGAAATCATGCGCGACGACGAACTGGCATTTTCCTGGTACTACCGCGCCGCGCAGTCGGGGCACATGCTGGCCCAGTACAACCTGGCCGGCATGTATGCTCGCGGACGCGGCGCGGCCCGCGACGACGCGCGCGCGCTGGCCTGGTACCTGCGCGCGGCGGAGCAGGGGGCAGCGAGCGCCCAGTTCAACGCGGCAGTGATGTACGCCAACGGCCAGGGTACGCCCCGCGACGAGGTCCGTGCCGTGCTGTGGTACCGGCGCGCGGCCGCCCAGGGCGATGCCAGCGCCCAGAACAACCTGGGGGTGATGTACGCCAGCGGCCAAGGCGTGCCGGCGGACGAGCGCCTGGCCGCCAACTGGTACGCGCGCGCCGCGCGCCAGGGCCACGTGCTGGGGCAAATCAACCTGGGTGCCATGTATGGCAGCGGGCGCGGCGTGGCGCGCGATGCGGCGCGCGCTTTCATGTGGATGTGCCTGGCGGCGGAAAAGGGCGAGGCGGCAGCAATCACCAACTGCGCCAGGATGGCGCCGGCCATGAGCGCGGCGGCCATGGCGCGGGCGCAGGAATTGCTGCGGCGCTGGCGCCTGCGCCAGCCTGCGTGCGTTCCGCCGCAGGCGAAAATGCGTGGCCGGTGAGGGGAGTTACAACTATCGGCCTGCTAGCGTCTGTGACAGCGCGAACCATTTTGCGACACATTTCACCTTCGATCGCGCATTTTCGTCCGCATCGGCGTAACTATTGCCATGATGCATCTCCCAGGCGCTACAATGGGTGATCACGTTTTCACACTCCGGGTAAGCCATGCGACGTTTTACGAGCCGCGCTGTCATCGCCAGCGTCCTGACGGGTAGTTGTGCCGCCGCCAGCGCCACCGGCGTGGCGGTGCAAGTGCAGGACGCCACCGGCAAGCCGCTGCCCGACACCGTCGTGTACCTGGAGCCCGAAGGCGGTTTTGGCGCCGGCAAGGCGCCGGCGGGCGCCGAGATCGAGCAGAAGGGCCTGAAGTTCCTGCCGCTCGTGACCGTG
This is a stretch of genomic DNA from Duganella zoogloeoides. It encodes these proteins:
- a CDS encoding Hsp70 family protein; its protein translation is MANACGVDFGTSNSTVGWVRPGHPVMLGLEDGKTTLPSVVFFNADEEEVKFGRAALADYLAGYEGRLMRSLKSLLGTSLIDGQTEVGGRALPFRMLLAQFIGEIKHRAERAAGRQFNSAVFGRPVHFIDDSAANDQLAEDTLAEIARSVGFTDIAFQFEPIAAAFDYESQIDREELVLIADIGGGTSDFSLVRLSPDRAKKAERRDDILANGGVHIGGTDFDKYLSLAAVMPLLGFGSKLRNGSEVPSSYFFNLATWHTINQAYTKKMWTQLADLLRDSAEQEKLGRLQRLIDDRAGHWLAMKSEEGKIALSGAERHLLELDRLTPAVSIELDRTRFDDAISHLVGSVETTVLNLLRDAGVTPDQVDTVFFTGGSSGVRMLRERIAALVPGARKVEGDLFGSIGAGLALDAVRKFGGAHA
- a CDS encoding LacI family DNA-binding transcriptional regulator yields the protein MTKIKPCVETTAIAHKALIAREARRVTSYDVALVAGVSQSAVSRCFQQGASVSEATLARVMKAAALLDYIPNAAARSLITRRSNIVAVLIASQANLHYPELLGELSQQIGARGKRVLLFTLPRETDVDRVLSEVWQYQVDGVIAAARLTADHIAEFERRQMPLVLFNRTVRERAVNTVTCDHREAGRMLVSRLAAAGHRRFGIIAGIEDSTVANERRRGACERLAELGLPPPVVVPGQSDYPSGAAGLRALISAMGAVPDAIICGSDVMAIGCLDCARHELGIDVPRQLSVAGFDAVEPSNWLSYNLTTLRQPMPKMAMAAAELLCAVIDRSDNAAATPDRRVFSAQFIEGATARLEPVFSAVAASSAGLSAPVAIM
- a CDS encoding 3'-5' exonuclease gives rise to the protein MLDQPIVMLDFETTGLSPVMGDRITEVAALRIVGGEVVERYVSLINCNVRIPSFITGLTGITQAMVDGAPPVHQVLPELLDFIGGDTLSAHNASFDEKFLLAEAARLNLQARHQSLVCSLKLSRRVFPQLPSYKLGQLSSQLGIRFKSAAHRAESDAEVAAQVLIHIGKHIGSTYGIAAVDPALLVSVNKLAAAKVHQFLLKQQLASRATL
- a CDS encoding tetratricopeptide repeat protein, yielding MNNQRSARDGYDSYLWYRSAAERGDPYAQFNLGLLYKHGRGVARDDRQAAQWFLKAALQGLAFAQNHLGVLYYNGRGVPPSDRAAVRWFRRAAGQGDASAQQNLALMYKKGRGVPRSDEAALSWCYLASEQGVASAQTLLGLAYSRGIGVRRNDALALAWLRKAALQNHAGAQLNLGLMYKKGQGVASCDRQALAWLRQAAAQNHPVAQRLVGVAYAEGQGVAADPPRAFAWLLRAAEQEDADAQFNLGILLASGRSGKGGEIMRDDELAFSWYYRAAQSGHMLAQYNLAGMYARGRGAARDDARALAWYLRAAEQGAASAQFNAAVMYANGQGTPRDEVRAVLWYRRAAAQGDASAQNNLGVMYASGQGVPADERLAANWYARAARQGHVLGQINLGAMYGSGRGVARDAARAFMWMCLAAEKGEAAAITNCARMAPAMSAAAMARAQELLRRWRLRQPACVPPQAKMRGR